The genome window GACAAAAACAGCTCAACTCTTCCCCTTCTCGCATTGCTCATATGCTCCCCGCCCGGAGGACCTCGCGTCGCTACCGGATAACTTGACGACAGACAACCGCTTGGCTCTCCTCTCGCGTCCATAATGAGCGTCGACATTTTCCAAGGCGACAGCGCAACACGTCACAGCCGAGTAACCGTAGCCTTTGACCAACGTCGTTAGTCGTCCAATGGCATGAAAGGCACCAGCTCTTGCCCTCGGCTCTTTCCACAAGCGGCCATCTCTTCGTCCTCGGAGTCCCGGTCTTCCTTTGAATTATATCCGGAAATTCGTTGGGGGCGAGTCGGGGAGCCCCACTATGGCGAGCGGCGATTGTCGCAAAGATGGTTTTCTGGAGGAGAGTCGCGTGGACTCGGGCATTGACTCTTACCGCTCCATGCTGAAGTCAGAGGAGCAACAGCGGGAGCCCGGCGCCGAGCTCAGCGGGCCGAGGGACAAGTTTTCGGCTGTGGAAGAGCGCTTGGATTCGGCCTACGGTTCGTCGTCTCTGACGGCGGAGAGCCTGGCAGAAATAGTGGAGGGCTGTTCGATTGCCACCGAGGAGGCACCGGCGACCGGCACTGGAATCGCAGAACACGAGGAGAACCTTATCACGTCCATCACTGAAGATGGAGATACGTAagttgacattaaaaaaaaaaaaagttaacttttttttgggggggggatgaatgagaatattcacctACACGTGGCGTTAATGAGAAGGTGAAAAAAATTGCTATGAAGCATTACGTTGAAACAGTTAAACACATTTCTTTGCCCAAATATTACTCAACAATAGTAACTCAAACACATGCTAATGACAACTTCAAGgatgtgaaaatgtaatttccccctcatttttctttaaacagTTTGAAAGTGCAAACTTAAATAATATAGTACCAGAAAACATACAAGATTAGCTCATGCAAATAATGTATTGGCATTGCAGGTCGATCATGAGTGAGcgtccaatcagattgctcAGATGGAAAGCCTGTACTGCTCACTGCCCTCAAGTGGTTAGGTTACAATACAGGCTCAGAGTTATGACACTTGGTCGAATTATTTATGCATATTTTTctctgttgcaaaaaaaaaaaaaaatggaccagCTAAGGTACTGCAATGCCCTTGCTTATGGGCAAGGAGAGCAACTGTCTCCGATGGACTTTCAGATGTTTATTGagcgggacaaacagtcaaacacacaaatacaaaatgggaTCAGTACCAATGCGTTTGTGTTCTTATGGAATGAAGTGCTACTTTGcgtaattaaaaacatatagcaaaaaaaaaaatgcttttggggGGTGACCGCGatggattcatggcatttcaattaatttcaacgGGGAAAATTTATTTGACGTGAGTAAATTTAATTATGAGCTTGCTCTTGGAACAAATTTAACACGTAAGTCAAGGTCctattttactattattttaaCATTCACCTCCTAAATAATTATGTATaaggtggtgccttgagatacaagtgacccaccttacgagtttttcaaggTTTGAGCCATTGATGAgatgattttatttagttatttatttatttttgctttgacttgcgagtgctGTATTGTGGCAGGGGTATCAACTCACTTCaccacaagcagcagtttggcagataatattcgtaaatattcttcaaaaagaggctcAAGCAGTTTATTGCCAGTCCcagctgaaggttactgtcaaactaaacataaaacaaagagaattgcacCTCGTGTACTATACGACTACATAGCctcagcttaatgctaacatacaatgggaaacacCGTAGGCacacgggctaacaattagcatctatatAGCGGTGTTGTTACCCTTTATCAatggacatttgaacacaaacagtgcaacaacacatgtagatagaTAATTTAACAATAGTCATATTCATTATCCTTTGTGAAGAACAACTACTAGTACTGCTGTACTGAGAAGCCGGAGAAGAGCAGAGTCttcagtacagtatatctgccgtatactgcccccaggtggccgaggcgcacacaccacaatgagcagcacaatttttcattaaaaaacacattacaaaattttTCTGTTGGTCTTttggctggaacagattgatggcatttcccttcatttcagCGGGGAAAGATgatcaaattaaactcatatctcaaggcaccactgtatcagcaaacaacacattttacaaGCAAGTATGCTATAGAGAGAACATTGAATTTGCCACCTATGCTGGTATTGTAGGGGGATTTCATATAACTTGTGGACTTTTCTTGCATGCAGACAGACTGCAACGCGGCACTTGAGTGAGAAAACAGAAGTGAAAGAGAGAGGCCTGGACTTCCCCACGCAGCACAGACAAAGCATGCGCTGTGAgggtggcgtggcgtggcgtgttttttttgttttttaatctaagAAACTTGTTCGTCAGGATAGCACAGTACCGATgatgtaacccccccccccccccccccccccccttttaatttttttttttttttttacgattattattattggtggaTGCTgtcattctgttgttgccacccTGCTAGAGGAGGCTTGCAACTTGTTTGAGTCAGAGTGTCATTGTGCCACTCTGCACCTTTTCAATTTGACACAGACACAGCGTGACATTCCAGTTGTGGGCCTGTGTGCGTGTCATCCATCACTGTTGCCATGTCACCAGTTTGCCTTGATTGACATTGCAGACTTTGCTCCAGCAATCAATGTAGTAGTTGCAGAATTGCTGCTGTGCGTCTGACCTCGTTTTGTTTCCGCTGGATGCTCGTCAGTTATGATGCATACTAAAGTGTCAATATTTGCGAGGGGAAGGAGAAGCATGAAGCGCGCAAATGTGCTGCAACTCAGATTCAAGGAGAACTCCGCAGACTTGAGTTTTcctctgtgggtttttttcttagTACTTATTCATCCAATGCTGACTCAAACTAGGAAGTCATGCCTTTACACAGACGTTATGCTCGCGCGGCTGACCCACTCGTCTGCggtattttaattgtaatgcATTAGCCATAAATTTGACTTAGTTtgtcaaatgtgtttgatgTGGATGGGTTTAAAGTGTCAACTTCAAAATAACGCTGACCACATCATACGCAATAGAAACCACTGTGGCAACTGCCCTACAAATGAGCAAAACTTGAACAAATTTGAACGCAACTGAAAAACATCAAGGTACAACTCATGATTTggtgcattttttaatttgggCATGCACCATTGCTGAATTGAAAcgctaaataataataataataaaaaacaatagttGCAACTAGACTTGCTATATTGTTAGTACTGTAACAGGTATTTGGCTCATGGAAGTTttgcagaaaaatatttttgcaagtGTGTGTCACAAACTTAGTCTAAACTGTTCTTAGTCTAAATTAAGCTCTAATGCTTGGTTACATTTCCTGTCTTTTGCACACAACAACTCAACATTTAATTTGTTACAACTTCCCCTTCAGGGTTTGAGGTTACTCTGTCGCTTTGCTATTAAGTGTTATTTTTTCTCCCTTGTATTAAACGTTTATGCTGCTTGTTAAGCGTTTGAATGAGTGAGAAGATTTGACAAGTCATTtgtcaaacatgtttttgcCTGCATTAAGAATGCATCTTTTACTACTTGGGACTTGTGTAGAATCCTGCACCTGGCCATCATCCATGAGGACGCATTCATTGCAAAACAGTTGATCCAACTATTCCCAAAAGAGGTCCTGGACATCCAGAACAATTTGTATCAGGTAAGTTCTACCAGGAAATTACTTTGATCAACAATGGAAGCTTCCAGTGGGTGGCTGCTGGGTTATCATGTGGATTGTGgaagttgtttttcattttgaatttttttttaagctgtatACTTGCAGAGAACtattgttcctcttttttttatccactcAGGACCAGCCTCCCTTTGGGGCGTCCTTGTAGGTAATTCCAGTGTTGGCTCACTAGTGGCTTTCAGTGGAAACTCCCTTGCTCTTTCTTACGTGGAAGAAATAGAACTGTTGCATGCTGCACAGTGAATTGTTACAGCCCTACAAGCTGTCTGATCAGGTTGTTGCCTGTAGTTAAAGCTGAAGTGTAAATGGAGCAAAGCGACACAACTTGTCAGTGGAAACCTCAGAAGAGGCAAAGTTAATACTCAGCAATGACTCACTTAGCTCTCTTCTCTTACCCAGTCCTCTTGGCTTGCCTAATTTCCTCTTGGTAGTCATTCGAAGACATTCTAACAtttgtacactgaaaaaaatcagcctgcgtgttttttttttttcttttaaataacatCCACCCCCGTACGTTGCCTAGTTATGCTGTCTTAACTGCATGATCCTTCATGTTTTTGATATGGTGTTGACAATGTCGGCACATCCATCAAAAACACTTACTGTTTCACTGTACTTTGTCTTTGTTGGTCAAATGTCGCCAAATAGAATTGTGGAGTAAACCATTGATGTCAAAAGTTGCTGATTGATTGCTTAATTTTGCAGAGTCCTTTGCATCTGGCCACTTATTTGAACCTGACAGAAGTGGTCAAGAGCCTGGTGGGCAAAAGGGTTGGCATTGAGCTGCAGGACCAGGATGGAAATACAGCGCTCCATGTCGCCTGCCATCACGGCCTGACCATGTGTGCCACGGAGATGGCCAGTGAGATGTCCCCCAGCAGGCTGGCACTGGTCCTGGAAACCCAAAACTGGAGAGGTGAGGTAAAACCCAAAACTGCTGCACGGCCTCAGCAGTCATTTCTGTTGTCGTCGCTTATACTTACCTGCTGATGTAGCTCATCACGTTGCTGTTTGCTTTTTGTTATTTCGGAAAACCACTAACATCACGTCTCTGATGTTCCACATCTCAAACCACAAAAATCCACTTACAGGTCTTGCCTGTCTTCACGTAGCAGCGCTCAGCAGGCAGCACCAGATTATGAAACTCTTGATGATGAAGGGCGCAGACCTTAATATCCAGGTTAGTGTAACCAGTGGCTTCTTGTTTGGCTGCATAAAGATCTATTTTTGGTTTTAGTGGTTTATCCACACTTATTTTCTAACCGGCATCAGTCACCTAATATCTATAATGTGCAGGTAACAAACTGGGAATTGTAACCGTTTTTTTTACTCCATTTGAACTGTAACAGAATTTGATGCACAGAAAAGGTTAGTGGAAGAAAGTGATTGTCTTTCAATACAGTAGACTCCAGCTCTTCAGTGAGGTATCTGGACCAAGCCTGACTGCGAATAATTGACGTAACCCTAAAAGTGATTATAATTGCCTGTGTTAATAGCTTAaaccataaatactgtatatagtactGCAAACTATGATCCCGAAACACTTGAAGGCCATTTTAAACTCTTacaaacatttacaaacattGCTGTACCCTTGAAAATAGAGTACATTAAACGGCTTACAGGTTATCATGTCAACGAttatgatgatggtgatgtaTTACTGCAGTAAAGTACAAGAATGAGCATTTGACTGCACAGCAAAGCGCAAGAGTTACATCGATGGTGCCGCCCCGACACCACAGGGCGGCCTGTGCTGGTGGAAAACGCTGCTGTTACATAGGCAGAGGTTCTGTAGAAGGGCTGGGGCTTTGATGTTTACTGATTCGAAGCCGCTGGATCCACAGAGTGACAACACTAACTGCCAATCGTAGATGCTGTAGGTTTAACAATGTTCCGTTGACCTGTTCTTCTGgattccactggttttgatgCCGTGTGTAGTCCTAGTTTTGGCGACACTATCGTGAGCCAAAGCAGACATGGTCGCCCCCATGAACGGTCTCGATCCTCTCTCGATGACTGTCAATCACGAATCTAACACTGCTGCTCTTAGATTTGTGATTACATGTGTGAACCGTTTGAGTTCTGACCCGGACGTTTAGTTAAGTGGAGAACTAGTCCttttttggggcgtggctaCTGAGGACAGTAGCTGTTTATTGTCTCAATTAAAGCGACACCTACAATGCAAtacatgttgaatgtggacaatattttgccatggaaggaaaaagatgattttcagactttttgACATGTAACAAAGTTCTTATGCGAGTAATGCAGGATAGGCCACTGTATGCCTTGACATCTATGAACGCAACCAGTATTTTTAGACTAATTAAAACTGTCCCTTTTGCAGCCTGTTTTCTGGTCATTGCATGTAAACCTGCTGCACTTGTTTAATGCTGATAATGATATGATGGAAGGGAGTTCAGAAACTACACCAGCCCTTGCTTTAACCTTTTGACACTAGGGTTGTCAATATCGAATATTtagcaaaataatttttacgATTAATTTATTAGGTATTTAATGATTAAactaaaccaaataaacaacaattaaacaATATCACAGGTGACGTACTCACCGCCGTTTtttaaactgagagctactgcatgggtactgattaatgcgaagggttactagtttgatatacacGTCTGAGGCAGCTTCATGTTGAACTACGTTAGTTACAGCCTGGTTAATTACACTGCAACTGCAAGTAAGCATTATTCTTGAAATAGATTAAACAGTCTATTAATTATTTTCCCCCATAAATTAATTATAGTctagttactggtttggtctgtaacatgtcagaaaatagggaaaaatgttgatcattgttttccaaagtaaataaaatgttttcaaaagatAATCAATCTGCATTcatgaaggactacagaaatcaaaATATTTAGTTGAGAGGCTGATatcaggatttggacaattttaagttaaacagtgACTCTAAACGATTGTCGATTAAATTTGACGTCTCTAATGCACTCTGCTCGCTACAGGAGGGAACTAGCGGCAAAACAGCGCTCCATCTTGCTGTTGAGATGCACGACGCCACCTCGGTGAAGCTGCTGCTCAGCAGTGGAGCCAACGTGGACGCCGCCATGTTCAACGGCTGCACACCGCTCCATCTTGCTGTGGGGAGGCAGGACACGGCCATCGCCAATCTCCTCTGCCAGTCTGGTGCTGACACCATGCTACGGAACTTGGAGGACGAGACGGCGTTGGACCTCGCCGATGGCAACAATGATGTAAGCTATCATCAAGGCGACAAAATGCGTCCATTAACAATGCTGTATTGCTGTAACActacattgtgtgttttttttttttttttccagattctggctttatttccatttgatgacaTTCACATCTCGGGGAGGTCAGTGGTTGGTGTCAACTTTTGAGCTACTGTGCAGAGCTGCATCACAAGGTCATGAAGATGAATCAGAGCCTTACTGTACATCAGCTACAACCTTTTGTTAGCAAGACTGTTTCAACTGTACAATTTGTAGTACTCTGtggtcaaatatatatttatatgttttGTGGAGAAACGCTTGCATCACAACCTTTGTCTCTGTCACAAAGGTGCTAATCTGCTTAAACATCTTTGACTTGAACACTGAAAAAACAATCAGTTTAACACACTGCTCCTTACGGTCACTTTGCATCATCACATCCATTAACATCTCTTAGAAGATCTACCTCTTTCTCAGCAAGACTTTTACTATCTAGAAATCCAAAATTCAAATAGCCTTTTCTTGTTTCTAAAATTTCACCAGtgctgtatttttcttttaaataaaagcaCAGCTTTTTGCTATAGCCATTGCAAGACTAAATAACCCCACATGGAATTGTAATCTTTGACATCACATTGTTTGGAGTTTAGATATCTGCTTTACTCTTTGGTGTTAATTGCACTGGCTTAACTAGTTCATAAGTGATTTCATgctcatttattttgtaataaaattGATTAAAAGATAATTGCATAATGTTCCTTTTGTTCCTTCAAAGACTCCTTACATGTGACGCTGTACAATATCAGCTTGAGGAAGCGCACCATACTGTTTCATAACATTTATATGGCGATTGTGCTACAAGACTTCTTGAACTATAATCATGTACAGTAGATATAAAAGTCAACACAATGCTGTTCAAAAGTTggggtttttgtgatatacaatTTGAGACTTAAGATAAACAATTTTGAtatataagagggtgtgcacacttgtgcaaccacattatcccAGTTGCTTTCTTTCCATGAAAAGattatattatttttcagtTAAATTGTTCAGGTTTTGGTCACAATGCTGGAAAAAGATTTAAAAGTATTTAacttagtgtaaaaaaaaatttatatcacataacctgccatttgaacatcagtgtgtagactttatatccaATGTAGGTGCATTCAAAAtgtatatacttttttaaactttatttccTTCAGTAGATGCATTCAAACCATAATTCCACTTGTGGCCTTCCAGATCACACGAGATTTCAACACAGTATATTGTTAGAAAAAAGTTAATATTTTCTATTAGagaatgaattttaaaatatgtactgtatgttgaagtaactatgtgctgaaaaaaataaaagtaacagCAAACAAGACATATACCAAATGTCAAATGAAATCAATTCATGACGTGTGAGTTCTTGATATCCAGGGTGGGTAAAGTGTGGTCCTAGATTACCGCCTGCGTTCTTTAATCCAGCCTTCTgagcatttacatgatcaagGGTCCTGTATTTTGCAGTGGAACTCATTAAATTACTATTGAATTGATTAATTgtaaattatgaaaaaataaaatgttattttattgaataaatgcgatacaattatttttatgtttgactTGTATATTTTAcgttttttgttccccccctgacctcggtggacgactggttagcacatctgcctcacagttctgaggacgtgggttcaaatccggcctcgcctgtgtggagtttgcatgttctccccgtgcctgcgtgggttttctcccacatcccaaaaacatgcatggtaggttaattgaggaatACATTTCGGTGGTAATGGTTGgttgtgctctgcgattggctggcgaccagttcagggtgtaccccgcctctcgcccaaagatggctgggataggctccagcacgtccgcgaccatagtgaggataagcggtacggaaaacggatggaGGGACTGGTCTCACGTTTTAAAAAGTaaacgtgacgtcagccgtgagTACCAATGATGCAGTAACTACTCCAGGACGAACGGGGGAGCTAGGTAAAGGCTGCCGTAGTGTCATCCCCATCCCGCGGTGTTGAGACGGTTGTCATTCCTTTTCGGTTCGAGGGAACACATCATCTTTTCACGAGCACAACTTGCAAGCTAGCAGGCTAAAGGCAGCTCGTCTCGGAGCAAACCCTCCCATCGGGTTATCTTCCCGACGGACCGACTTTATGCGCCGTTTTATCCGAGGCGTTTGAGTGTGTCGGCGCTGGACCAGGCGTCGGTGGGAAAATGTCCTCTTTTTCACAGaggtaatgtataattggagCGAATGTTTTAATTTAGCAAAGAGCGGTTACCGGTGCTAAGTTTAGTCCGTCGCCGTTGACGAGCTAAATACACATTATTTTGACGTTTTAGTAACTTTTTCCCGTCATTGGTTTTGCTGAGAACCGGCTAATAATTATCGCTGTTCGGATCTATATATGATGATTATATGCTCAAGATGTTTCTCATTCTCATCATGCACATGTAGTGTAGATTTTCCACTGCTGTCTGTATTTGTAATGATGTGAGGTTTATTGTCCAAACCAATCCCTCAATCCTCATGAGATGCCAGTAAtaaaaacccccccaaaacaacaatGCCGTATTTTAACCCTTGGTATTGGTATGATTATGAGATTAGAAGGTGCTGGTGCTGGAATTTTGCAACAGTGTTtcaaagaaacacaaaatgtcCCCACTTGGAACAGAACCTTTACAGTACTACAGTATTGTGAAATAAATGTGTTGAAAAATGTGTTCTGATAGCTGGTCTTGATCATACAAAATGAGCCAAGGACTTGGAAAAATAATCTTACttctattcattttctttaataAGAAATGAAAGCAGGTCCCACAAACAAGGACACTTTTCAATCTGTTAAACAGGTACCCTTCACGAGCAGTCCAAGCCTGTACTCCCTCTCTGTGTCTTATGTGACTTGTTGTGCACAGCATTCCTGCATGCAATCGACTGCTTGTTCAGGTCCAGGTCTTGCTGCAGTGAGCTCCTGTCAGTGCAGGCCACAGCCCACTCCCACACAAAGACGGTCTGTGTGAGTCAGACACGGCGGGCTTCCAGCGGGAGGCCTGACCTCACCCTGAATGGGAGGCCACGGAGGCAAAGGAGCACACCTTCTTCATTCATGTGCAGTGAGCTAGGGTTTCATCAACAAAGCGCTTGAGTCATCTGTGTCACCTAATCAGTTGGAAAggattgattgtattttaatgaataCAATGTTGTTACTATTTTTGTAGTAAAAAGTTTTTCTGTGCAATTTTGCAAATCTAGAAAACCAATGTAGACTATCAGTGGTTCAAATTTGTCATCTGTAGTGGACATTTGTAAATTTGAATATCTGAATATCAATATATATTGCCATCTACAGAGGATGTTTAGAGCATTTCAATGATACCAAATTTGAAGGGGTCGGGTTTTCGTACCTACCTCTTTGTCATTATGGAAAATGGTGATCATCAGTGCAAGCGCATTTAATGAGAACAGGAAAAGTAAGCGAATGCCTTTTACTGAGCAAATTTTGGCTTGAAATGTTGGCATATTTTAAATAGAAACAAGCCCCTCGTGACAAAAGTAAGGCAAGGATGTCTGAATTTGTGCAATGACGAGCTAACGCTTCGATTTACTGGTCGTTTCCCAGTGTGCAAATATGTACCAGGATAACATACCCAACTAGATCAAAAGGTGTGTATTTTAGCTGCACAAACTGGTCTGGCCTTAAGACTTTGTGTTCTACCAAGGCAAAACTACCTTCAGTTACAGGTGGAAAGGGCTTTGGAGAACAAGCTGTTCTTCATTTGGCCAAGTCTGTTCCCCAAGGAACCCACCTGTTCTTTACAACAGTCAACCTCCTCGACTCCCTCATGACAGGGTTCACAATGAGTGCAAGATTATAGGGGATCAGCCCTtcaaaaagaaaggaagaagGGCATCAGAGATGGTAGTGAGACAAAGCCCTTCTGAACATGCCAACAAAGGGGTAAGGTattcatttgtgttttaaagAATTgcataacaaaagaaaaacaaaacaaaagtgatgATGGACAGCACCCTATGTTCACGTTGGGACATTTCCTTTGGGACTAACTGATTGCCATCTAGGTTGTTTTGCATGTATGGTGTTTCGATGTCCACTGTACTGGACATGTaatatcttaaaaaataaaaactttttttttctcaaaaatgttttcGGTATTCTAATTACCTCACAAAGATtggggagtttaaaaaaaaatggcgattttatattttttttctctggtaGTCAGGAGGCTATAGCTACAGCTGCCACGGCAATCCATTTCTTCCTTGAGAATtgcgccatgttgtttgtggttcaattaaaaaataatttggttAAGTTTATATAAAACCTCAAAATTTTGGC of Phyllopteryx taeniolatus isolate TA_2022b chromosome 18, UOR_Ptae_1.2, whole genome shotgun sequence contains these proteins:
- the nfkbie gene encoding NF-kappa-B inhibitor epsilon, with amino-acid sequence MASGDCRKDGFLEESRVDSGIDSYRSMLKSEEQQREPGAELSGPRDKFSAVEERLDSAYGSSSLTAESLAEIVEGCSIATEEAPATGTGIAEHEENLITSITEDGDTILHLAIIHEDAFIAKQLIQLFPKEVLDIQNNLYQSPLHLATYLNLTEVVKSLVGKRVGIELQDQDGNTALHVACHHGLTMCATEMASEMSPSRLALVLETQNWRGLACLHVAALSRQHQIMKLLMMKGADLNIQEGTSGKTALHLAVEMHDATSVKLLLSSGANVDAAMFNGCTPLHLAVGRQDTAIANLLCQSGADTMLRNLEDETALDLADGNNDILALFPFDDIHISGRSVVGVNF